A single window of Rhizobium indicum DNA harbors:
- the grxD gene encoding Grx4 family monothiol glutaredoxin translates to MSGIHEFIDNEIKTNDVVLFMKGTPQFPQCGFSGQVVQILDYIGVDYKSVNVLADSEIRQGIKEYSNWPTIPQLYVKGEFVGGCDIVREMFQAGELQQHLQENGIAVRAAS, encoded by the coding sequence ATGAGCGGCATTCACGAATTCATCGACAACGAAATCAAGACTAACGACGTCGTCCTCTTCATGAAGGGCACGCCGCAGTTTCCGCAGTGCGGTTTCTCCGGCCAGGTCGTGCAAATTCTTGATTACATTGGTGTCGACTACAAGAGCGTCAACGTGCTCGCCGATTCGGAAATCCGCCAGGGCATCAAGGAATATTCCAACTGGCCGACAATCCCGCAGCTCTACGTAAAGGGCGAGTTCGTCGGCGGCTGTGACATCGTCCGGGAAATGTTCCAGGCTGGTGAACTGCAGCAGCATCTCCAGGAAAATGGCATCGCGGTGCGCGCCGCCTCCTGA
- a CDS encoding inositol monophosphatase family protein: MTSTVDVTVLADLLRRAAKAEILPRFRRLGHDDVRAKSEATDLVTEADEQAERMIKAEAAQLWPSALFLGEESVAGDPDFLGSLEHADLAIVVDPVDGTFNFASGIPAFGVMASVISGGETIAGIIYDPMGDDWVMAEKGGGAWLRRPDGGAERLSVAAPVGLEHMVGMASTGYLPKEKRAEVLANLAKVRFLTNYRCAAHEYRTFAGGHVHYLMYNKLMPWDHLAGTLISQEAGAYAARFDGSPYLPHHLDGGLLITPDKASWDVLRREVFTV, translated from the coding sequence ATGACTTCGACTGTCGACGTGACCGTTCTTGCCGATCTGCTGCGCCGCGCAGCGAAGGCGGAAATCCTGCCGCGCTTTCGCCGGCTTGGTCATGACGACGTGCGCGCCAAGAGTGAGGCGACCGATCTCGTCACCGAGGCCGATGAGCAGGCGGAACGGATGATCAAGGCGGAAGCTGCGCAACTCTGGCCGAGCGCACTGTTCCTTGGCGAAGAATCGGTCGCGGGCGATCCTGATTTTCTCGGCAGCCTCGAACATGCCGATCTCGCGATCGTCGTCGATCCGGTCGACGGCACCTTCAATTTCGCCTCCGGCATCCCGGCCTTCGGCGTCATGGCATCCGTCATCTCCGGCGGCGAAACGATTGCCGGCATCATCTACGATCCAATGGGCGACGATTGGGTGATGGCCGAAAAGGGCGGTGGCGCCTGGCTGCGGCGGCCGGATGGTGGCGCCGAGCGGCTCTCGGTCGCAGCGCCCGTGGGCCTGGAGCATATGGTCGGCATGGCCTCGACCGGCTACCTGCCGAAGGAAAAGCGCGCCGAAGTGCTCGCCAATCTCGCCAAGGTGCGCTTCCTCACCAATTACCGCTGCGCCGCCCACGAATACCGCACCTTTGCCGGCGGCCATGTGCATTACCTCATGTACAACAAGCTGATGCCCTGGGATCACCTTGCCGGCACGCTGATCTCGCAGGAGGCCGGCGCCTACGCGGCTCGCTTCGACGGCTCGCCCTACCTGCCGCATCATCTCGATGGCGGGCTGCTGATTACCCCCGACAAGGCCTCGTGGGACGTGCTGCGGCGTGAGGTTTTCACGGTCTGA
- a CDS encoding alpha/beta hydrolase, with amino-acid sequence MPPGRRSLVLDAEYQRLPPPLQGEIFQVKPDTGTGVVVLGGSSGRVDVARARLFASQGTTAIALRWFSGDGQVPGICEVPLETFFAATDYLIELGCKRIVLVGTSKGAEAALLTAVYDPRISAVVAISPSSVVWGNIGPGLDGISWPERSSWTLRGTPLPFVSSDPEWVREYRDGLVAYRDLFERCLDMHESEIDAAAIPLEKTNAEILLVAGCDDALWPSDKFAESIVRRRAASGLQTPLVLGKEAGHRILLPSETTSRSSLHAHGGSDEADAELGQLAWGHILEML; translated from the coding sequence ATGCCCCCTGGAAGAAGGAGCCTGGTTTTGGATGCAGAATATCAACGTCTCCCTCCGCCATTGCAGGGTGAGATATTTCAAGTCAAACCAGATACCGGCACTGGCGTTGTTGTACTCGGCGGCTCCAGTGGCCGGGTCGATGTGGCCCGCGCCAGGTTGTTTGCGAGCCAAGGCACAACTGCAATCGCTCTTCGCTGGTTCAGCGGCGACGGTCAGGTACCAGGCATTTGCGAAGTGCCGCTGGAAACCTTTTTCGCTGCCACTGATTACTTGATCGAACTCGGTTGTAAACGCATCGTCCTGGTGGGGACATCGAAAGGCGCCGAAGCTGCGCTGCTCACAGCGGTATACGATCCGCGCATCAGCGCGGTCGTGGCAATAAGCCCCTCTTCAGTCGTTTGGGGAAATATTGGTCCGGGGCTTGATGGCATCAGCTGGCCCGAGCGCTCGTCGTGGACATTGCGAGGTACACCGCTTCCTTTTGTTTCGTCAGACCCAGAATGGGTGCGGGAATACAGAGACGGGCTGGTCGCCTATAGGGATCTGTTCGAAAGATGTCTCGATATGCACGAGTCTGAGATCGACGCAGCGGCTATCCCTTTGGAGAAGACGAATGCCGAAATTCTGCTCGTAGCAGGATGCGATGACGCGCTTTGGCCGTCAGACAAATTTGCCGAATCAATTGTTCGGCGGCGCGCAGCTTCGGGCTTACAGACCCCGCTTGTGTTGGGAAAAGAGGCGGGCCATCGCATTCTGCTCCCGAGCGAAACCACTTCCCGATCATCGCTGCACGCGCATGGTGGAAGTGACGAAGCCGACGCCGAATTGGGACAACTCGCGTGGGGACATATTCTTGAGATGCTATAG
- a CDS encoding multidrug effflux MFS transporter encodes MTPPHKPHQENQGSRRIGMGFGEFVVTIAIMTASVAMAIDSMLPALPNIGHSLGVTNTNDAQLIIGVFFLGFGVSQIFFGSLSDTFGRRNILLGGLACYIVGMFAAAATGSFEMLLVMRFVQGVGGAAVRITTMAMVRDCFGGREMARVMSYVMIVFMIVPIVAPSVGQLIILYANWHWIFILLGIIATVLFGWAFLRLKESLPPEERLPLSVGSVVDGFKTVLTNRITCGYMIGLTMFTGVISAYVISVQQVFGEVYGLGDWLPIAFAATAGGIAVANFANGFFVRKFGMRRISHAALLIFTALSAVGFFYSLAGKPDFAIAYGIFTIVLMMFALIATNFTAISLEPMGNLAGTATAITGFVSTTAGAILGGLVGQMFNGTVQPLFGGFALFGAVTIAATLWAENGKLFTHPGDSPQLDPGAAHF; translated from the coding sequence ATGACGCCGCCGCATAAACCGCACCAGGAAAACCAGGGCTCCCGCCGCATCGGCATGGGCTTTGGCGAATTCGTCGTTACCATCGCCATCATGACCGCCAGCGTCGCCATGGCGATCGACAGCATGCTGCCGGCATTGCCCAATATCGGCCATTCCCTCGGCGTCACCAATACCAACGACGCGCAGCTGATCATCGGCGTGTTCTTCTTAGGCTTCGGCGTCTCGCAGATCTTCTTCGGCAGCCTTTCGGATACGTTCGGCCGCCGCAACATCCTGCTCGGCGGCCTGGCCTGCTATATTGTCGGAATGTTTGCCGCCGCAGCGACCGGCAGCTTCGAAATGCTGCTCGTCATGCGTTTCGTTCAGGGTGTGGGCGGTGCTGCGGTGCGCATCACCACCATGGCCATGGTACGCGACTGCTTCGGTGGCCGCGAAATGGCCCGTGTGATGTCCTATGTGATGATCGTCTTCATGATCGTGCCGATCGTTGCCCCCTCCGTCGGCCAGCTCATCATCCTCTATGCCAACTGGCACTGGATCTTCATCCTGCTGGGCATCATCGCTACCGTCCTGTTCGGCTGGGCTTTCCTCCGATTGAAGGAATCACTGCCGCCGGAAGAACGGCTGCCGCTGTCGGTCGGCTCTGTCGTGGATGGTTTCAAGACCGTGCTCACCAACCGCATCACCTGCGGCTACATGATCGGCCTCACCATGTTCACCGGCGTCATCAGTGCCTATGTGATCTCGGTGCAGCAGGTCTTCGGCGAGGTCTATGGCCTTGGCGACTGGCTGCCGATCGCCTTTGCGGCCACCGCTGGCGGCATCGCGGTCGCCAATTTCGCCAACGGCTTCTTCGTCCGCAAATTCGGCATGCGCCGCATCTCGCACGCTGCCCTTCTGATCTTCACGGCCCTCTCGGCTGTCGGCTTTTTCTATTCGCTGGCCGGCAAGCCGGATTTCGCCATCGCCTACGGCATCTTCACCATCGTGCTGATGATGTTTGCCCTGATCGCCACCAATTTCACCGCCATCAGCCTCGAGCCGATGGGCAATCTCGCCGGCACGGCGACCGCCATCACCGGCTTCGTCTCGACGACGGCCGGCGCTATACTTGGCGGCCTGGTCGGCCAGATGTTCAACGGCACGGTGCAGCCGCTCTTCGGCGGATTCGCGCTTTTCGGCGCGGTGACGATCGCAGCCACCCTCTGGGCGGAAAACGGCAAGCTGTTCACCCATCCCGGCGACAGCCCGCAACTCGATCCGGGTGCTGCCCACTTCTGA
- a CDS encoding multidrug effflux MFS transporter: MGKREFIALAAFLMAINSLAIDIMLPALQQIGASLGVESENHRQFVVSSYLLGFGCAQLFYGPLSDRFGRRTPLLFGLVVYIVSAIGIVFVPSFAGLLVLRFVQGIGSAATRVITISIVRDIYGGRQMAEVMSLIMMVFMIVPVIAPGTGQIVMFFGNWHLIFLFIATMATAIAVWAYLRLPETLHPANVRPFTARSIFGAFKLVLTNRVALCYTIASTFIFGALFGFINSAQQVYVGIYDLGVYFPFAFAGVAIFMSLSSFFNSRFVGKLGMRRLSHGSLIGFIAINTIWLIVQMASTEPMPFALFISFFGLSMFQFGWIGSNFNSLAMEPLGHVAGTASSVLGFMSTVGGAIIGAGIGQAFNGTALPMVAGYFVVSIIGLVFVLIAEKGRLFQSQNPAV; the protein is encoded by the coding sequence ATGGGCAAGCGAGAATTCATCGCGCTCGCAGCCTTCCTGATGGCCATCAACTCGCTGGCGATCGATATCATGCTCCCGGCCTTGCAGCAGATCGGCGCGAGCCTCGGCGTCGAAAGCGAGAACCACCGCCAGTTCGTCGTCTCCTCCTATCTGCTCGGCTTCGGCTGCGCCCAGCTTTTCTACGGACCGCTTTCCGATCGCTTCGGCCGCCGCACGCCGCTGTTGTTCGGCCTCGTCGTTTATATCGTTTCGGCCATCGGCATCGTCTTCGTTCCCTCCTTCGCCGGCCTGCTGGTGCTGCGCTTCGTCCAGGGCATCGGCTCGGCGGCCACCCGCGTCATCACCATCTCCATCGTCCGCGATATCTATGGCGGACGGCAGATGGCCGAAGTCATGTCGTTGATCATGATGGTCTTCATGATCGTGCCGGTGATTGCGCCCGGCACCGGCCAGATCGTCATGTTCTTCGGTAACTGGCACTTGATCTTCCTCTTCATCGCCACCATGGCGACGGCGATTGCCGTCTGGGCCTATCTACGCCTGCCGGAAACCCTGCATCCCGCCAATGTCAGGCCCTTCACCGCCCGCTCGATCTTCGGCGCCTTCAAGCTGGTGCTGACCAATCGCGTCGCGCTCTGCTACACCATTGCCAGCACCTTCATCTTCGGCGCGCTGTTCGGCTTCATCAATTCGGCCCAGCAGGTCTATGTCGGCATTTACGACCTCGGCGTCTATTTCCCCTTCGCCTTTGCCGGCGTGGCGATCTTCATGTCGCTGTCGTCCTTCTTCAATTCGCGCTTCGTCGGCAAGCTCGGTATGCGCCGCCTGTCGCATGGCTCGCTCATCGGCTTCATCGCCATCAACACCATCTGGCTGATCGTCCAGATGGCCAGCACCGAGCCGATGCCCTTCGCTCTGTTCATCTCCTTCTTCGGCCTTTCCATGTTCCAATTCGGCTGGATCGGCTCGAACTTCAATTCACTCGCGATGGAGCCGCTCGGCCACGTCGCCGGCACCGCCTCCTCCGTCCTCGGATTCATGAGCACGGTCGGCGGCGCCATTATCGGCGCCGGCATCGGCCAGGCCTTCAACGGCACCGCGCTGCCGATGGTCGCCGGTTACTTCGTCGTGTCGATCATCGGGCTCGTCTTCGTGCTGATCGCCGAGAAGGGCCGCCTCTTCCAATCGCAGAACCCAGCCGTCTGA
- a CDS encoding c-type cytochrome, giving the protein MIRIVKIILAAVVAICLIAVAGVYALSEIRLSRTYDVAAADFSVKTTLPAEEAERRARTLMCGGCHHDAGNVLIDEPGVGRIVAPNMTRFVPMYSDAELVRLIRHGVKKDGTGAFIMPASNFANITDDDMAAIIAWMRSLKQLPDAVAGTTQWGPLGRIGLALDKIPFEADLVPAVITPAATRPADIGEYAFKTGCGHCHNLDTAKQSEAFLAPALKPLAQSYSAADFKTLLRTGKGVGGRDLGVMTEVSQWDFSHFTDVEIEQIQTYLARRP; this is encoded by the coding sequence ATGATACGCATTGTGAAAATCATTCTCGCGGCGGTCGTCGCGATCTGTCTCATCGCCGTCGCCGGCGTCTACGCCCTGTCGGAGATACGCCTTTCCAGGACGTACGACGTTGCGGCCGCCGATTTCTCCGTCAAAACGACGCTGCCTGCCGAGGAAGCCGAACGCCGCGCCCGCACGCTGATGTGCGGCGGCTGTCATCACGATGCCGGCAACGTGCTCATCGACGAGCCGGGCGTCGGCCGGATCGTCGCGCCGAACATGACCCGCTTCGTGCCGATGTACAGCGACGCGGAACTCGTTCGCCTCATCCGCCATGGCGTCAAGAAGGACGGTACCGGCGCCTTCATCATGCCGGCTAGCAACTTCGCCAATATCACCGATGATGATATGGCAGCGATCATTGCCTGGATGCGCAGTTTGAAGCAGCTTCCCGATGCGGTGGCCGGAACGACGCAATGGGGGCCGCTCGGACGCATCGGCCTGGCGCTCGACAAGATCCCTTTCGAAGCTGATCTGGTGCCGGCTGTCATCACCCCTGCCGCCACTCGCCCGGCCGATATCGGCGAATATGCCTTCAAGACGGGTTGCGGCCATTGCCACAATCTCGATACGGCAAAACAGTCGGAAGCCTTCCTGGCGCCGGCGCTTAAGCCACTGGCACAATCCTATTCGGCTGCCGATTTTAAGACGCTGCTGCGCACCGGCAAGGGTGTCGGCGGCCGCGATCTCGGCGTGATGACAGAGGTTTCCCAATGGGACTTCAGCCATTTCACCGATGTCGAAATCGAACAGATTCAGACCTATCTCGCCCGTCGACCGTAA
- the ttcA gene encoding tRNA 2-thiocytidine(32) synthetase TtcA: MNIAASIADELESSEADTGGHALFADAPRSVSFNKLRKRLLRQVRQAFDDFDMLKGQKRWLVGLSGGKDSYGLLALLLDLKWRGLLPVELIACNLDQGQPNFPKHVLPDYLTKIGVRHRIEYRDTYSIVKEKVPEGATYCSLCSRLRRGNLYRVAREEGCDALVLGHHREDILETFFMNFFHGGRLASMPAKLLNDEGDLMVLRPLAYAAEDDLAKFAAAMQFPIIPCDLCGSQDGLQRNAMKDMLADIERRMPGRKDTMLRALSHVNPSHLLDPKLFDFSTLGVTDPS; the protein is encoded by the coding sequence ATGAATATCGCAGCCAGTATCGCCGACGAGTTGGAGAGTAGCGAGGCCGACACCGGCGGCCATGCGCTGTTTGCCGATGCACCGCGTTCCGTCTCCTTCAACAAGCTGCGCAAGCGGCTGCTGCGGCAGGTGCGGCAGGCCTTCGACGATTTCGACATGCTGAAGGGCCAGAAGCGCTGGCTGGTCGGCCTTTCCGGCGGCAAGGACTCTTATGGGCTGTTGGCGCTGCTGCTGGATCTCAAATGGCGCGGCCTGCTGCCGGTCGAACTCATCGCCTGCAATCTCGACCAGGGACAGCCGAATTTTCCGAAGCACGTGCTGCCGGACTATCTCACCAAGATCGGCGTCCGCCACCGGATCGAGTATCGCGATACCTATTCGATCGTGAAGGAGAAGGTGCCTGAAGGCGCTACCTATTGTTCGCTCTGTTCGCGGCTGCGCCGCGGCAATCTCTACCGCGTCGCGCGGGAAGAGGGTTGCGATGCGCTGGTGCTCGGCCACCACCGCGAGGACATTCTCGAAACCTTTTTCATGAATTTCTTTCATGGCGGCCGGCTCGCCTCGATGCCGGCGAAGCTTCTGAATGACGAGGGCGACCTGATGGTGCTCCGGCCGCTTGCCTATGCCGCTGAGGACGACCTCGCAAAATTCGCCGCCGCCATGCAGTTTCCGATCATCCCCTGCGATCTCTGCGGCTCGCAGGATGGGCTGCAGCGCAATGCGATGAAGGACATGCTCGCCGATATCGAGCGGCGGATGCCGGGACGCAAGGATACGATGCTGCGGGCGCTTTCGCATGTGAACCCGTCGCATCTGCTCGACCCGAAACTCTTCGACTTTTCCACCCTTGGTGTCACCGATCCTTCATGA
- a CDS encoding glutaminase: MADLQATLDSIYADIQPRIGEGKVADYIPELAKVDPQQFGMAIVTVDGKVYRVGNADTAFSIQSISKVFMLTLALGKVGEGLWKRVGREPSGSAFNSIVQLEHESGIPRNPFINAGAIAVSDVVMAGHAPREAIGELLRFVRYLADDESITIDDKVARSETQTGYRNFALANFMRAYRNLDHPVDHVLGVYFHQCALSMTCEQLARAGLFLAARGSNPTTGHSVVSPKRARRINALMLTCGHYDGSGDFAYHVGLPGKSGVGGGIFAVAPGIASIAVWSPGLNKVGNSQLGAAALEMLAARTGWSVFGD, from the coding sequence ATGGCAGATTTGCAGGCGACCCTCGATAGCATCTACGCCGATATCCAGCCGCGGATCGGTGAGGGCAAGGTCGCGGACTATATTCCGGAGCTCGCCAAGGTCGATCCGCAGCAGTTCGGCATGGCGATCGTCACCGTCGACGGCAAAGTCTATCGCGTCGGCAATGCCGATACCGCCTTCTCGATCCAGAGCATATCGAAAGTCTTCATGCTGACGCTGGCGCTCGGCAAGGTCGGCGAGGGGCTGTGGAAGCGGGTCGGGCGCGAACCCTCCGGATCGGCTTTCAACTCGATTGTCCAGCTAGAGCACGAGAGCGGCATTCCCCGCAACCCCTTCATCAATGCCGGCGCGATCGCCGTCAGCGACGTCGTCATGGCCGGCCATGCGCCGCGCGAGGCAATCGGCGAGCTGCTGCGTTTCGTGCGTTATCTCGCCGATGACGAGTCGATCACCATCGACGACAAGGTGGCGCGCTCGGAAACGCAGACGGGATACCGCAATTTCGCGCTTGCCAATTTCATGCGCGCCTATCGCAATCTGGATCATCCCGTCGACCATGTGCTCGGCGTCTATTTCCATCAATGCGCGCTGTCGATGACTTGCGAACAGCTCGCTCGCGCCGGGCTGTTCCTGGCGGCGCGCGGCAGCAATCCGACGACCGGCCATTCGGTGGTCTCGCCGAAGCGGGCGCGGCGCATCAATGCGCTGATGCTGACGTGCGGCCATTACGATGGCTCAGGCGACTTCGCCTATCATGTCGGCCTGCCCGGCAAGAGCGGCGTCGGCGGCGGCATCTTCGCGGTGGCGCCGGGCATCGCCTCGATCGCGGTGTGGTCGCCGGGGTTGAACAAGGTCGGCAATTCGCAGCTCGGCGCTGCGGCATTGGAGATGCTTGCGGCGCGCACCGGCTGGTCGGTTTTCGGCGATTGA
- a CDS encoding BolA/IbaG family iron-sulfur metabolism protein, whose product MAMKPGDIEDMIKAGIPGAKVTIRDLAGDGDHYAAEVVAEVFRGKSRVQQHQMVYEALKGNMGGVLHALALQTSAPE is encoded by the coding sequence ATGGCCATGAAACCCGGCGATATCGAAGACATGATCAAGGCTGGGATTCCCGGTGCCAAGGTGACGATCCGCGATCTGGCAGGCGACGGCGATCACTACGCCGCCGAAGTCGTCGCAGAAGTCTTCCGCGGCAAGAGCCGTGTGCAGCAGCACCAGATGGTCTACGAGGCGCTGAAGGGCAATATGGGCGGCGTGCTGCACGCTTTGGCCCTGCAGACCTCCGCGCCGGAATAG
- a CDS encoding inositol monophosphatase family protein: MTISDQDILFLGDCVREAARAEIMPRFRNLGAADVSEKTSAIDLVTQADVLAEHRITAALRARFPAALVVGEEAYDADRSVVPALADAELAFVIDPVDGTFNFAAGLPVFGTMLAVTVRGETVAGIIHDPVLGDTVTAIKGAGTFLTRQDGQSTKLKVAEPASLNQMVGGMSWGHMDEPDRSRMCANMAKIRMTFAFNCSAYEYWMVASGKLHFIGHTKLMPWDHLAGVLAHQEAGGHTAKFDGTPYRPGETVGGIISAPDKESWQLIRREIVGI; this comes from the coding sequence ATGACTATTTCAGACCAGGATATTCTCTTTCTCGGCGATTGCGTCCGAGAGGCGGCGCGCGCCGAGATCATGCCGCGTTTCCGCAATCTCGGCGCTGCCGATGTTTCGGAAAAGACTTCGGCAATCGATCTGGTGACGCAGGCGGACGTACTTGCCGAACACCGGATCACCGCGGCGCTGCGAGCGCGCTTTCCCGCAGCACTCGTCGTCGGCGAGGAGGCCTATGACGCCGACCGGTCTGTCGTACCGGCCCTTGCCGATGCCGAGCTCGCCTTCGTCATCGACCCTGTCGACGGGACGTTCAATTTTGCCGCCGGGCTGCCCGTCTTCGGGACGATGCTAGCGGTGACCGTCAGGGGCGAAACGGTCGCCGGCATCATTCATGATCCCGTTCTCGGCGACACGGTGACCGCGATCAAAGGGGCGGGCACCTTCCTGACGCGCCAGGACGGGCAATCGACAAAGCTGAAGGTGGCGGAGCCTGCTAGCCTGAACCAGATGGTCGGCGGCATGTCGTGGGGGCATATGGATGAACCGGATCGCTCGCGTATGTGCGCCAACATGGCAAAGATCCGGATGACCTTCGCCTTCAACTGCTCGGCCTACGAATATTGGATGGTTGCCTCCGGCAAGCTGCATTTCATCGGCCATACGAAACTGATGCCCTGGGATCACCTGGCCGGTGTACTCGCGCATCAGGAGGCCGGCGGCCATACGGCGAAATTCGACGGAACGCCCTATCGCCCCGGAGAGACTGTGGGCGGTATCATCTCCGCGCCCGACAAGGAGAGCTGGCAGCTCATCCGGCGCGAGATCGTCGGCATCTGA
- a CDS encoding GNAT family N-acetyltransferase codes for MDDRILIRHYAPGDVDMTIEIFLRAIREVASKDYSPAEIQAWAKVEDRGLWAERRISRPAWIAEIDGRPVGFSDLTGGGCLDMMFVHPEFQGLGIASRLLSRVEDEALKLGFSRIYTEASRTTRPFFERKGFRVITKQIVEKRGQGLENFLMEKLYQ; via the coding sequence ATGGACGACCGAATTCTGATCAGGCACTACGCTCCAGGCGATGTGGACATGACGATTGAAATTTTTCTGCGCGCCATTCGAGAGGTCGCGTCGAAAGACTACTCACCCGCTGAGATCCAGGCTTGGGCAAAGGTGGAAGATCGCGGTCTATGGGCAGAGCGAAGGATAAGCAGACCTGCCTGGATCGCAGAAATTGACGGACGGCCTGTCGGGTTTTCCGATCTGACCGGCGGCGGGTGCCTGGACATGATGTTTGTGCACCCCGAGTTTCAGGGGCTTGGAATAGCAAGCCGGCTATTGAGCAGAGTCGAAGACGAAGCCCTGAAACTGGGGTTTAGCCGAATCTATACCGAAGCCAGCCGAACGACCCGACCGTTTTTTGAGCGCAAAGGGTTCCGCGTCATCACGAAGCAAATCGTCGAGAAGCGTGGGCAAGGCCTGGAAAACTTTCTCATGGAAAAGCTCTACCAGTAA
- the rpsD gene encoding 30S ribosomal protein S4 yields the protein MSKRESSKYKIDRRMGENIWGRPKSPVNRREYGPGQHGQRRKGKLSDFGVQLRAKQKLKGYYGDLREKQFRAIFAEADRRKGDTSENLIGLLESRLDAIVYRAKFVPTVFAARQFVNHGHVSVNGVRVNIGSYRCKAGDVIEVREKSKQLVIVLEAVSLAERDVPDYIEVDHNKMVATFGRVPTLSDVPFPVVMEPHLVVEFYSR from the coding sequence ATGAGCAAGCGCGAATCGTCCAAATACAAAATTGACCGCCGTATGGGCGAAAACATCTGGGGCCGTCCGAAGTCCCCGGTGAACCGCCGCGAATACGGCCCGGGCCAGCACGGCCAGCGCCGCAAGGGCAAGCTTTCGGACTTCGGTGTGCAGCTGCGCGCCAAGCAGAAGCTCAAGGGCTACTACGGTGACCTGCGCGAAAAGCAGTTCCGCGCGATCTTCGCCGAAGCCGATCGCCGCAAGGGCGACACGTCTGAAAACCTGATCGGCCTCTTGGAATCGCGCCTCGACGCAATCGTCTATCGCGCCAAGTTCGTTCCGACGGTCTTTGCTGCCCGCCAGTTCGTCAACCATGGCCACGTCTCGGTCAACGGTGTGCGCGTCAACATCGGTTCCTATCGTTGCAAGGCCGGCGACGTCATCGAAGTTCGCGAAAAGTCGAAGCAGCTGGTGATCGTTCTGGAAGCCGTCAGCCTCGCAGAGCGTGACGTTCCCGACTATATCGAAGTCGATCATAACAAGATGGTCGCAACCTTCGGCCGCGTCCCGACGCTCAGCGACGTTCCGTTCCCGGTCGTCATGGAACCGCATCTGGTCGTCGAATTCTATTCGCGTTAA